One genomic region from Curtobacterium sp. 9128 encodes:
- a CDS encoding DUF3117 domain-containing protein: MAAMKPRTGDGPMEAVKEGRLIIVRVPLEGGGRLVVSVNDAEAKELHDALAEVVSA; this comes from the coding sequence ATGGCAGCCATGAAGCCGAGGACCGGTGACGGGCCGATGGAGGCTGTTAAGGAGGGTCGACTCATCATCGTGCGGGTTCCGCTCGAAGGTGGAGGCCGCCTGGTCGTCTCGGTCAACGACGCCGAGGCCAAGGAACTCCACGACGCACTCGCCGAGGTCGTCTCGGCATAG
- a CDS encoding AAA family ATPase: protein MPRSRRSVRRVEEYAADPMPRGAWPATLAPVRQVLDDGLDLDTVTVFVGENGAGKSTLVEAIALAFGMSPEGGSTNSGHSTRPSESDLWEHIALHREPGAPRGGFFLRAETMHGFFTYLEEHPGSRPEPVFHERSHGESFLDFVIDRSQWPGLWILDEPESALSFQGCLALIGLLQAIVDDGLGQVVLSTHSPVLAAFPGATIHEVGEWGLRRSAWADLDLVRNQRAFLESPERYLRHLE, encoded by the coding sequence GTGCCACGTTCCCGCCGATCCGTCCGCCGTGTCGAGGAGTACGCCGCCGATCCGATGCCGCGCGGCGCGTGGCCCGCGACGCTCGCTCCCGTCCGACAGGTGCTCGACGACGGGCTCGACCTCGACACCGTCACGGTCTTCGTCGGGGAGAACGGCGCCGGCAAGTCGACCCTGGTGGAGGCGATCGCCCTCGCCTTCGGCATGAGTCCGGAAGGCGGGTCGACGAACTCCGGCCACAGCACGCGCCCGAGCGAATCCGATCTGTGGGAACACATCGCGCTGCACCGGGAGCCGGGGGCACCGAGGGGCGGGTTCTTCCTCCGTGCGGAGACCATGCACGGTTTCTTCACGTACCTCGAAGAACACCCGGGGTCTCGGCCGGAGCCGGTGTTCCACGAGCGGAGCCACGGTGAGTCGTTCCTCGACTTCGTGATCGACCGGTCGCAGTGGCCGGGGTTGTGGATCCTCGACGAACCCGAGTCGGCGCTGTCGTTCCAGGGGTGTCTGGCGCTCATCGGGCTGTTGCAGGCGATCGTCGACGACGGCCTCGGGCAGGTGGTCCTCTCGACGCACTCGCCCGTGCTGGCGGCGTTCCCCGGAGCGACCATCCACGAGGTCGGTGAGTGGGGCCTCCGGCGCAGTGCCTGGGCCGACCTCGACCTGGTGCGGAACCAGCGCGCGTTCCTCGAGTCGCCGGAGCGGTACCTGCGACATCTCGAGTGA
- a CDS encoding class I SAM-dependent methyltransferase: protein MSEKESNWKFAEDIVSESEVIARAREHSLELGVEAVAPSIGAQMSVIAAASRATGIIEIGTGLGVSGLYLLGGAPKATLTTIDIEVDHQQYARDAYIAAGTAPSRVRLIPGRANQVLPRMNEASYDVVLVDADPEHVIEYVEHGLRLARLGGTVLVPHALWRGRVADPVKRDRATTDFRLLLTEVSTSGAVISSLSPAGDGLLQMTKVTA, encoded by the coding sequence GTGTCAGAGAAAGAGTCGAACTGGAAGTTCGCGGAGGACATCGTCTCCGAGTCCGAGGTGATCGCCCGTGCCCGCGAGCACTCGCTCGAGCTCGGTGTCGAAGCAGTCGCTCCGTCGATCGGCGCGCAGATGAGCGTCATCGCGGCCGCATCCCGAGCGACCGGCATCATCGAGATCGGCACCGGCCTCGGGGTCTCCGGGCTGTACCTCCTCGGCGGCGCCCCGAAGGCCACCCTCACCACCATCGACATCGAGGTCGACCACCAGCAGTACGCCCGTGACGCCTACATCGCCGCCGGGACCGCGCCGTCGCGCGTCCGGCTGATCCCGGGTCGCGCCAACCAGGTGCTCCCCCGCATGAACGAGGCGTCCTACGACGTCGTCCTGGTCGACGCCGACCCCGAGCACGTCATCGAGTACGTCGAGCACGGGCTGCGGCTCGCGCGACTCGGTGGGACCGTCCTGGTGCCGCACGCACTGTGGCGCGGTCGGGTCGCCGACCCGGTGAAGCGGGACCGTGCGACGACCGACTTCCGGCTGCTGCTCACCGAGGTGTCGACCTCCGGCGCCGTGATCAGCTCGCTGTCCCCCGCCGGTGACGGCCTGCTGCAGATGACGAAGGTCACCGCCTAG
- a CDS encoding twin-arginine translocase TatA/TatE family subunit, giving the protein MNIPLDKILIIGIIAVLLLGPQRLPMYAQKLAEFVKAVRRFADTAKDRMREEMGPDFDDVDWQKLDPRQYDPRRIIRDALLDSGTGAAAAAPQVTATKVRAPAPIVPLAAGEKAPYDGEAT; this is encoded by the coding sequence GTGAACATCCCGCTCGACAAGATCCTGATCATCGGGATCATTGCCGTGCTCTTGCTCGGGCCGCAGCGCCTGCCGATGTACGCGCAGAAGCTCGCCGAGTTCGTCAAAGCGGTCCGACGGTTCGCGGACACCGCCAAGGACCGCATGCGCGAGGAGATGGGCCCGGACTTCGACGACGTCGACTGGCAGAAGCTCGACCCGCGGCAGTACGACCCGCGCCGCATCATCCGCGACGCGCTCCTCGACTCCGGCACCGGCGCTGCCGCCGCCGCGCCGCAGGTGACCGCCACGAAGGTGCGTGCGCCGGCACCGATCGTGCCGCTCGCCGCCGGCGAGAAGGCGCCGTACGACGGCGAAGCGACCTGA
- a CDS encoding carbohydrate-binding protein produces the protein MNRTTRIRIGVIGAVAAALAGGTLAAVPVTAATAATTCATAWASGTAYSGGQTVSENGTNYTANWWTQGDDPATHSGATGSGQPWTSTGACTGGTTTPGGGTGGGTTNPGNGSTGTASGLVFSPYKDVTVNLDWNTNVMNTAVTGTRIPVVGSSNSLVSTREPGLKAITLAFATGTCGSENWGGVAADAFASANIPKLDAAGVNYIVSTGGAAGSFKCSGTALQSFIARYASPHMIGVDFDIESGQSAADVQNLVNAAALAQTKYPGLRFSFTLATLAASDGSYGGLNSTGDATVKAIKASSLTNYTVNLMTMDFGRATTANCVIVGSTCEMGQSTIQAVTNLQHTYGIASSKIEVTPMLGVNDASDEVFTLADVDTVSSYAKSHGLAGVHTWSLDRDTPCATPTSTASATCNSVTGSSALAWTDRFLADLK, from the coding sequence GTGAACAGGACCACCAGGATCCGGATCGGCGTCATCGGCGCCGTGGCAGCAGCGCTCGCAGGGGGAACGCTCGCAGCCGTACCGGTCACGGCCGCCACCGCCGCGACGACCTGCGCGACCGCGTGGGCGTCGGGCACCGCCTACAGCGGCGGGCAGACGGTCAGCGAGAACGGCACGAACTACACCGCGAACTGGTGGACGCAGGGCGACGACCCCGCGACCCACTCGGGCGCGACGGGGAGCGGGCAGCCGTGGACCTCGACGGGGGCCTGCACGGGCGGGACCACCACGCCCGGCGGTGGCACGGGCGGCGGCACCACGAACCCCGGGAACGGCAGCACCGGCACCGCCAGCGGGCTGGTCTTCAGCCCGTACAAGGACGTCACCGTGAACCTCGACTGGAACACGAACGTGATGAACACCGCGGTCACGGGCACGCGCATCCCGGTCGTCGGGAGCTCGAACAGCCTGGTCTCGACCAGGGAGCCCGGTCTCAAGGCGATCACCCTCGCGTTCGCGACCGGCACCTGCGGCAGCGAGAACTGGGGCGGGGTCGCCGCCGACGCGTTCGCGAGCGCCAACATCCCGAAGCTCGACGCCGCCGGCGTGAACTACATCGTCAGCACCGGCGGGGCGGCCGGGTCGTTCAAGTGCTCTGGCACCGCACTCCAGAGCTTCATCGCCCGGTACGCGTCCCCGCACATGATCGGCGTCGACTTCGACATCGAGAGCGGGCAGTCGGCAGCCGACGTGCAGAACCTCGTGAACGCCGCGGCGCTCGCGCAGACGAAGTACCCGGGCCTGCGCTTCTCGTTCACCCTCGCAACCCTGGCCGCGTCCGACGGATCGTACGGCGGACTCAACAGCACGGGTGACGCCACCGTGAAGGCGATCAAGGCGTCGAGCCTGACGAACTACACGGTCAACCTCATGACGATGGACTTCGGCCGGGCCACCACGGCGAACTGCGTCATCGTCGGGTCGACCTGCGAGATGGGGCAGTCCACCATCCAGGCCGTGACGAACCTGCAGCACACGTACGGGATCGCATCGTCGAAGATCGAGGTCACGCCGATGCTCGGGGTGAACGACGCCTCGGACGAGGTCTTCACGCTCGCCGACGTCGACACGGTCTCGTCGTACGCGAAGTCGCACGGGCTCGCCGGGGTGCACACCTGGTCCCTCGACCGCGACACCCCTTGCGCGACGCCGACGAGCACCGCGTCCGCGACGTGCAACTCCGTGACGGGGTCGTCCGCCCTGGCCTGGACCGACCGCTTCCTGGCCGACCTGAAGTAG
- a CDS encoding Mrp/NBP35 family ATP-binding protein, whose protein sequence is MAEATDEQLGAAVLAALGRVIDPEIRRPVTELDMIRGVDVQPGGSVRVDLQLTIVGCPAADTIEHDVRSAAGSVDGVHHVDVDVSVMDPAVRKALTERLREGRPQGVQFTADSLTRVIAVTSGKGGVGKSTVTVNLAVALARRGLRVGIVDVDVHGFSVPGLMGLTDERGVAPRPTRVDSMILPPVAHDVKVISIGMFVDDPSTAVSWRGPMLHRTVNQFLSDVWFGDLDVLLLDMPPGTGDVAISVGQLLPHAEVLVVTTPQAAAADVAERSGIVARQTGQRVVGVVENMAGLVQPDGSVLHLFGEGGGAETAARLSRGQDSAVPVLGSVPLSVPLREGGDAGVPVVLGAPEDVAAVALTAIADRVATMGRGLSGRKLGLSLS, encoded by the coding sequence GTGGCTGAGGCCACCGACGAACAGCTCGGCGCCGCGGTCCTCGCTGCGCTCGGCCGCGTCATCGACCCCGAGATCCGACGGCCCGTCACGGAGCTCGACATGATCCGTGGTGTCGACGTCCAGCCAGGAGGCTCGGTGCGCGTCGACCTGCAGCTCACGATCGTCGGGTGCCCGGCCGCCGACACGATCGAGCACGACGTCCGGTCGGCCGCCGGTTCCGTGGACGGCGTGCACCACGTCGACGTGGACGTCTCGGTGATGGACCCAGCGGTCCGGAAGGCACTCACCGAACGCCTCCGCGAGGGACGTCCACAGGGCGTGCAGTTCACCGCGGACTCGCTGACGCGGGTGATCGCCGTGACGAGCGGCAAGGGCGGCGTCGGGAAGTCCACCGTCACGGTGAACCTCGCGGTCGCGCTCGCCCGTCGCGGCCTCCGGGTGGGCATCGTCGACGTCGACGTGCACGGGTTCAGCGTCCCGGGGCTGATGGGCCTCACGGACGAGCGCGGCGTCGCACCCCGTCCGACCCGGGTCGACAGCATGATCCTGCCGCCGGTCGCCCACGACGTGAAGGTGATCTCCATCGGCATGTTCGTCGACGATCCCTCCACCGCGGTGTCCTGGCGTGGCCCGATGCTGCACCGCACGGTGAACCAGTTCCTGTCCGACGTGTGGTTCGGCGACCTCGACGTGCTCCTGCTCGACATGCCGCCCGGCACCGGGGACGTCGCGATCTCGGTCGGCCAGCTGCTCCCCCACGCCGAGGTCCTCGTCGTCACCACACCCCAGGCAGCGGCGGCGGACGTCGCCGAGCGCAGCGGCATCGTGGCGCGACAGACCGGACAGCGGGTGGTCGGGGTCGTCGAGAACATGGCGGGCCTCGTCCAGCCGGACGGCTCCGTGCTGCACCTGTTCGGCGAGGGCGGTGGCGCCGAGACCGCAGCCCGCCTGTCCCGCGGGCAGGACTCCGCCGTGCCGGTGCTCGGCAGCGTGCCGCTCTCCGTCCCGCTCCGTGAGGGCGGCGACGCCGGCGTCCCGGTGGTCCTCGGCGCACCGGAGGACGTCGCCGCGGTCGCCCTGACCGCGATCGCGGACCGGGTCGCCACGATGGGCCGTGGACTGTCCGGCCGGAAGCTCGGGCTGTCCCTCTCCTGA
- a CDS encoding DUF1003 domain-containing protein, whose amino-acid sequence MRTSVLPTRRRSGRGDAFGRATEGIARAMGTPWFLVGLTLFCVVWMGWNTLTPKPWQFDSAAIGFTALTLVLSLQASYAAPLILLAQNRQDDRDRVQFEQDRQRAERNLADTEYLAREVVALRLAMRDMASKDFIRAELRSLLEELDRRDAEDAGFADEPGSTTRG is encoded by the coding sequence ATGCGGACGAGTGTCCTGCCGACCCGACGCCGCTCCGGCCGAGGAGACGCGTTCGGCCGTGCGACCGAGGGCATCGCACGAGCGATGGGCACTCCCTGGTTCCTCGTCGGCCTGACGCTCTTCTGCGTCGTGTGGATGGGGTGGAACACCCTCACGCCGAAGCCGTGGCAGTTCGACTCCGCGGCGATCGGGTTCACGGCGCTGACCCTGGTGCTGTCCCTGCAGGCGTCGTACGCGGCACCCCTGATCCTGCTCGCGCAGAACCGGCAGGACGACCGCGACCGTGTCCAGTTCGAACAGGACCGGCAGCGCGCGGAGCGGAACCTCGCCGACACCGAGTACCTCGCCCGCGAGGTCGTCGCACTCCGCCTGGCGATGCGGGACATGGCGTCGAAGGACTTCATCCGCGCCGAGCTCCGATCGCTGCTCGAGGAGCTCGACCGGCGTGACGCGGAGGACGCCGGCTTCGCCGACGAGCCCGGCAGCACCACCCGTGGCTGA